The genomic interval GCCGGCGGCCGCCGCGGCGCTGGTGAAGAGCGGGGTCGATCTGATCTTCACCAGCCAGGGAGCGGCGACGCGGGCCGCGAAGGAGGCGACCCGCAGCGTGCCCATCGTGTTCACCCTGGTGGGTGATCCCCTGGCCGCGGGCCTCGTCAGGGCGCTCGCCCGGCCGGGAGCCAACGTGACGGGTGTCTCGAGCTTGCAGACCGAGCTCGCGGCGAAGCGCCTGGAGGTCCTGAAGACGCTCGCTCCGGCCGTGCACCGGGTGTGGCTCATCTACTACGACGTCGATCCGGGGACGCGGCCGATGATCGTCAGGGCGCTCGACGCGGCGGCGCGCATGCAGCTCCAGGTCGTGCCGAAGGGCGTGCTGGACGCGGCCGAGCTCAGGCAGGCACTCCGCGACGTGCGGCGCGGTGACGCCGTCTTCCTGCCGGAAGGCTCGAACCCGGACCTGGCGGTGGCCGCCATCGAGCGCTCCACGAGCTTGCGCATTCCCGTCGTCTTCGGAACCGCGCTCTGGGTCGGGTACGGCGGCCTCGTGTCCTACGGGCCCGACTACTACGCCGAGGGGGTCCAGGCGGCGGCCCTGGTGGCCAAGATCCTTCGGGGGTCCAGGCCGAGCGAGCTGCCCGTCGAGGGAGCGGAGAAGATCGATCTGGCCGTGAACCTGAAGACCGCGGAGCTCCTCGGTCTCGCCGTGCCACGGAAGATCATGCTCCGAGCGGACGCGTTCCGCCGATGACCGAGCCCGCCCGCTCCGGGCGCCTCTTCCGCAAGTACGTGGCGGTGCTCCTGGTCCTCGTGGGCGGGGTCCTGATGGCGGCGAGCCTGGTCCAGCTCTACTTCTCGTACCGCGAGACCCAGCGAGCGATCGTGCGGGAGGAGCGCGCGAAGGCGGTGGCGGCGGCGGGCCGCATCCAGCAGTTCCTGAGCGAGATCGAGCAGCAGGTGCGGGAGACGACGCGGACCGCCTCCGACGACCCGGACGCCAGCCAGGTGGGCCCCGCCAAGCTCGGCTTCCGGGAGGGGCTCGGGGCGGCCCTCGCCGATCAGCGCGCGCTCGACTTCGTCCGGGTGCTCCGCAACGTCCCCGCCATCAGCGAGCTGAGCTACCTGGACCTGTCCGGCAAGGAGCAGCTCCGCGTCTCTCGGCTGGATCCCGACGTGGTGGGCAGCCAGGACGATTTCTCCCGGGCGCCCAAGTTCCTCGAGGCGAAGAGCGGGAAGACCTACTGGAGTCCCGTCCACCTGAAGAACGAGTCGGAGCCGTACTCGACGCTGGCCATCCCGGTCGGCAAGTACGCCATCGAGGTGACGACGGCCGAGGTGAGCCTGCGGTCAGTGCAGAAGATGATGTCGCAGATCGAGGTCGGCCCGGGCGGCTACGCCTACGTGGTGGATTCCCGCAACCACGTGATCGCCGGCCCGGAGGCCCTGGGTCTGCGCGCGGACCAGGATCTCTCGTCGCTGGCCCGCGTGGGATCCGCGCGGGCCGAGCGGCCCCGGATGGCCGACGACGCGGAGGCGGCGGTGGCCGCCAACGGCTTCAGCGTCGACAAGATCCTGTCCGCGCACGCGCCGATCGGCTCGCTCGGGTGGCTGGTCTTCGTGGAGCGCTCCGCCGCGGACGCCTACGCGCCTCTGCGGGCCCCCATCGTCCGGAGCGTGGTCATCTTCGTGCTGGGGCTGCTGCTCTCGGTTCTGGCCAGCCTCCTCCTCGCCCGGCGCATGACCGCGCCGATCCGCGTGCTGCAGGAGGGCGCGACGCGGATCGGCGCCGGCACGCTCGATCAGCCGATCCAGCTCCGGACCGGCGACGAGATCGAGGGCCTCGCGTCGTCGTTCAACCAGATGGCGGCGAGCCTGCGGGAGTCCTACGAGGGGCTCGAGCAGAAGGTGCAAGCGCGCACGCGAGAGCTGGCCGAGGCCAACCGGGATCTCAGCGAGACCCTCGAGCAGCAGACCGCGACGAGTGAGATCCTCCAGGTGCTCAGCCAGTCGCCGACCGACGTGCAGCCGGTGTTCGACGCCATCGCCCGCGAGGCGGTCCGGCTGTGCGGGGCGTCCTACAGCGTGGTCGGTAGATACGACGGCCGGCTCGTTCACCTGGCCGCCTACGAGCACGTCCGCCCGGAGGGCATCGAGGCGATCAAGGCGCTGTTCCCGGTCCGCCCGAGCCGGGCCACCACCACCGCGCGCGCGGTCCTCGATCGAACCGTCGTTCACGTGCCCGACGTCATGGCGGACCCCGAGTACGATCGGTCGATCGCGATCGGCATCCAGAATCGAAGCACCCTCGCGGTGCCGATGCTGCTGGGCGGAGAGCCGATCGGGACGATCTCGGTCGGGCGGCTCGAGCCTCGGCCGTTCACCGACCGACAGGTCACGCTCCTGCAGACCTTCGCGGACCAGGCCGTCATCGCGATCGAGAACGTGCGGCTGTTCAAGGAGCTGCAGCAGCGTACCGCCGAGCTGACCCAGCTGGGCGAGGTGGGGCAGGCGATCAGCGGGACCCTGGACCTCCAGGCCGTCCTCACCAGCATCGTCTCGCACGCGGTGGCGCTGTCGCAGACCGACGCGGGCACGATCTACGAGTTCGACGAGGCCACCCAGGTCTTCGTGCCGCGGGCGAACCACGGGATCGCGGAGGAGATGATCGAGGCCCTCCGCCGGTCCCACATCCGGCTCGGGGAGACCGTGGTCGGCCAGGCGGCGACGAAGCGCGTCGCGGTCCAGATCCCCGACCTCGAGAACGCGTCCGGCTATCCGCTGCCGTTCGTCTTGAAGGCGGGATTTCGGGCGCTGCTCGCGGTGCCGCTCCTGCGCGAGGAGCGCGTGGTCGGCGCGCTGGTGGTGCGGCGCAAGACGGCGGGGGCGTTTCCGGAGCCGGTCGTGAACCTCCTCCAGACCTTCGCGACCCAGTCGGTCATCGCCATCCAGAACGCCCGGCTCTTCCGCGAGATCGACGAGAAGAGCCGGGCCCTCGAGGAGCTCTCCCGCAACCAGGAGCAGCTCGCGCGCCTCTCCACCGCGCTCCAGGAGCCGCTGTCCCTCACCGAGCAGCTCACGCGAGTCGTCGACGCGGCCCGCCAGGTGGTCGGGCTCGACCACCTCTACATCTGGACCCCCAGCCCCGACGGCGAGGGCCTCGTCGTCAGCGCGGGCGCCGGGCTCACCGAGAGCGACTACCGGCCGCTGGTCGGGGTCACCATCCCGTTCGCCGAGGCGGGGGCGCTGGCCGCGGTCTACGAGGACGGTGAGCCGCGCGTGTTCGACGACGGGCACCCGGTGCCCGAGCGATATCGGCTGCGTCCCCCCTACTCGGAGATGGCGGCCCTGCGGCTCAAGGCCTTCCTGGTGAGCCCGATGATCGCGCGCGGGCGGACGGTGGGCGTTCTCCTCGCCGACAACCGTGTGACCCACCAGCCCATCGCCGCCCACACCGTGGAGCTGCTCCATTCCTTCGCGGCCCAGGCCGCGGTGGCGGTCGAGAACGCGCGCCTCTTCCAGGAGATCCAGGACAAGAGCCAGCAGCTCGAGCTGGCGAGCCGGCACAAGTCGCAGTTCCTCGCCAACATGAGCCACGAGCTGCGGACCCCGATGAACGCGGTGCTCGGCTATACCGACCTGATCCTGGACGGCATCTTCGGCGACGTGCCGGAGGCGATCCGGGACACGCTGGAGCGGGTCAAGAGCAACGGGCACCACCTCCTCGGTCTCATCAACGACGTGCTGGACCTGTCGCGCATCGAGGCGGGCCAGCTCACGCTCTCCCTGGGCGACTATGCGATGGGGGAGGTCGTCCACGCGGTGGCGTCCGCGGTGGAGTCCCTGGCGGCGGGGAAGAAGCTCGCGCTGAAGGCGATCGTGCCCATCGATCTCCCGCCCGGGCGGGGCGACGAGCGCCGGCTGACCCAGGTGCTCATGAACCTGGTCGGCAACGCGATCAAGTTCACCGACGCCGGTCAGGTGTCGATCGAGGCGCGCGTCGCGGACGGGTCGTTCCTGGTCTCGGTGTCGGACACCGGCCCCGGCATCTCGGAGGCCGACCAGCAGCGCATCTTCGAGGAGTTCCAGCAGGTCGACAGCTCCAGCACCCGCAAGAAGGGCGGGAGCGGGCTCGGCCTCGCCATCTCGAAGCGCATCGTCGAGCTGCACGGGGGACGCCTCTGGGTGGAGTCGGCGCCCGGGCAGGGATCGACCTTCTACTTCACGGTGCCGCTCGTAGCGGAGCGGCCGGCGGAGCGGGCATGAGCAAGCGCATCCTGGCCATCGAGGACCACGAGGAGAACCGTCGCATCCTGCGCCTGCTCCTGCAGAGCGCGGGCTTCGAGATGATCGAGGCCCTCACCGGGGAGGACGGGGTGGCCATGGCCGAGAAGGAGCGCCCGGACCTCATCCTCATGGACATCCAGCTCCCGGGCCTGGACGGCTACGAGGCGACGCGCCGGATCAAGGCCAACCCCGATCTCCGGCACATCCCGATCATCGTCGTCACCTCCTACGCGCTGAGCGGCGACGACGTGAAGGCGTTCGAGGCCGGGTGCGACGCCTACGTCACCAAGCCCTTCGTCCCGCGCGAGCTGCTGGCCAAGATTCGCGGCTACCTGGGGTGAGACGAGAGCGCCCCCGGTGAGAACGCCGCCGCGGATCCTGATCGTGGACGACACGCCCGCCAACGTTCACATCCTGCAAGCGCGCCTGGCCGCCCACGGCTACGACATCGTGACCGCGAGCGACGGCGAGGAGGCGCTCGCCGCCGTCCCGGCCGCGCAGCCCGACCTCATCCTGCTGGACGTGATGATGCCCAAGCTCGACGGGTTCGAGGTCTGCCGGCGGCTGCGGGCCGACGCGTCGATCCCGTTCATCCCGATCATCATGGTCACCGCCAAGGCGGACCCCAAGGACATCGTGGCCGGCCTCGAGGCGGGGGGCGACGAGTACCTGACCAAGCCCGTGGATCAGCCCGCGCTGGTGGCGCGGGTGAAGTCGATGCTGCGCATCAAACAGCTCCACGACACCGTCCAGGCGCTCGCGGAGGAGCGCGCGGAGTGGAACCGGACGCTCGAGCGCCGCGTGGCCGAGCAGGTGGACCAGCTCGAGCAGCTCGGCCGGCTGCGGCGCTTCTTCTCCCCGCAGCTCGCCGAGCTCATCGTGGCCGGCGGCGCCGACGACCCCCTGAAGACGCATCGGCGGGAAGTCACGGTGGTCTTCCTCGATCTGCGCGGCTTCACCGCCTTCGCGGAGACCGCGGAGCCGGAAGAGGTCATGGAGGTCCTCCGCGAGTATCACGCGGAGATGGGCGGGCTCATCCTCGCGCACGAGGGCACGCTCGAGCGGTTCACCGGGGACGGCATGATGATCTTCTTCAACGACCCGGTGCGGGTCCCCGACCCGGCGGAGCGGGCGATCCGCATGGCCCTCGCCATGCGCGACCGGGTGGCGCACCTCTCGATCGGCTGGCGGAAGCGCGGCCACGACCTGGCGCTCGGGGTGGGGATCGCCCAGGGCTACGCGACCATCGGCGCCATCGGGTTCGAGGGGCGCTGGGACTACGGCGCCATCGGCACCGTCACCAACCTGGCGGCGCGACTGTGCGGGGAGGCGCGCGGCGGCCAGGTCCTCGTCTCCTCCCGCGTGGCGGGAGCGCTGGAGGACGTGGTCGACCTGGAGGACGTGGGCACGCTCACCCTCAAGGGCTTCCTCAAGCCGGTGCCGGTGTTCAATGCGCGGGCGCTGCGCTCGCCCGGCTCCTGACCGGCGCGAGACCTGGCGTCGGGCGATCGAGTACGGCTACAATGCGCTGGTAGCCGAGCACAGGAACGCGTCGTCGAGAGGAGGCTTCCTATGGCCAGCAATGGGATCCGGGACCGCGTGGCGATCGTCGGCATGGGCTGCACCGGCTTCGGCGAGCGCTGGGACAAGAGCGTCAGCGATTTGCTGGTGGAGGCGTCGCAGGACGCGCTCAACTCCGCCAACGTGCCGATCGACGCGGTGGACGCGTTCTGGCTCGGCACGTTGTTCTCCGGCCAGAGCGGCCTCACCCTGTCGCGCCCGCTCAAGCTCGACTACAAGCCGGTGAGCCGGCTCGAGAACTACTGCGCGACCGGCTCCGAGGCCTTTCGCAACGCCTGCTACGCGGTGGCCTCCGGCGCCTACGACCTGGCGATGGCCATCGGGGTGGAGAAGCTGAAGGACTCCGGCATCTCCGGCCTGCCCTCGATCGGCGCCCCCGA from Candidatus Methylomirabilota bacterium carries:
- a CDS encoding ABC transporter substrate-binding protein; the protein is MRAGTRRALALRLFLLAAALAAFAWVVTARAQPTPQPPRRPFRIGVLNAAWAASHPTVEGLKAGLRELGFEDGRDVTFDIRFTAGKLDAMPAAAAALVKSGVDLIFTSQGAATRAAKEATRSVPIVFTLVGDPLAAGLVRALARPGANVTGVSSLQTELAAKRLEVLKTLAPAVHRVWLIYYDVDPGTRPMIVRALDAAARMQLQVVPKGVLDAAELRQALRDVRRGDAVFLPEGSNPDLAVAAIERSTSLRIPVVFGTALWVGYGGLVSYGPDYYAEGVQAAALVAKILRGSRPSELPVEGAEKIDLAVNLKTAELLGLAVPRKIMLRADAFRR
- a CDS encoding GAF domain-containing protein, producing the protein MTEPARSGRLFRKYVAVLLVLVGGVLMAASLVQLYFSYRETQRAIVREERAKAVAAAGRIQQFLSEIEQQVRETTRTASDDPDASQVGPAKLGFREGLGAALADQRALDFVRVLRNVPAISELSYLDLSGKEQLRVSRLDPDVVGSQDDFSRAPKFLEAKSGKTYWSPVHLKNESEPYSTLAIPVGKYAIEVTTAEVSLRSVQKMMSQIEVGPGGYAYVVDSRNHVIAGPEALGLRADQDLSSLARVGSARAERPRMADDAEAAVAANGFSVDKILSAHAPIGSLGWLVFVERSAADAYAPLRAPIVRSVVIFVLGLLLSVLASLLLARRMTAPIRVLQEGATRIGAGTLDQPIQLRTGDEIEGLASSFNQMAASLRESYEGLEQKVQARTRELAEANRDLSETLEQQTATSEILQVLSQSPTDVQPVFDAIAREAVRLCGASYSVVGRYDGRLVHLAAYEHVRPEGIEAIKALFPVRPSRATTTARAVLDRTVVHVPDVMADPEYDRSIAIGIQNRSTLAVPMLLGGEPIGTISVGRLEPRPFTDRQVTLLQTFADQAVIAIENVRLFKELQQRTAELTQLGEVGQAISGTLDLQAVLTSIVSHAVALSQTDAGTIYEFDEATQVFVPRANHGIAEEMIEALRRSHIRLGETVVGQAATKRVAVQIPDLENASGYPLPFVLKAGFRALLAVPLLREERVVGALVVRRKTAGAFPEPVVNLLQTFATQSVIAIQNARLFREIDEKSRALEELSRNQEQLARLSTALQEPLSLTEQLTRVVDAARQVVGLDHLYIWTPSPDGEGLVVSAGAGLTESDYRPLVGVTIPFAEAGALAAVYEDGEPRVFDDGHPVPERYRLRPPYSEMAALRLKAFLVSPMIARGRTVGVLLADNRVTHQPIAAHTVELLHSFAAQAAVAVENARLFQEIQDKSQQLELASRHKSQFLANMSHELRTPMNAVLGYTDLILDGIFGDVPEAIRDTLERVKSNGHHLLGLINDVLDLSRIEAGQLTLSLGDYAMGEVVHAVASAVESLAAGKKLALKAIVPIDLPPGRGDERRLTQVLMNLVGNAIKFTDAGQVSIEARVADGSFLVSVSDTGPGISEADQQRIFEEFQQVDSSSTRKKGGSGLGLAISKRIVELHGGRLWVESAPGQGSTFYFTVPLVAERPAERA
- a CDS encoding response regulator, whose protein sequence is MSKRILAIEDHEENRRILRLLLQSAGFEMIEALTGEDGVAMAEKERPDLILMDIQLPGLDGYEATRRIKANPDLRHIPIIVVTSYALSGDDVKAFEAGCDAYVTKPFVPRELLAKIRGYLG
- a CDS encoding response regulator, producing the protein MRTPPRILIVDDTPANVHILQARLAAHGYDIVTASDGEEALAAVPAAQPDLILLDVMMPKLDGFEVCRRLRADASIPFIPIIMVTAKADPKDIVAGLEAGGDEYLTKPVDQPALVARVKSMLRIKQLHDTVQALAEERAEWNRTLERRVAEQVDQLEQLGRLRRFFSPQLAELIVAGGADDPLKTHRREVTVVFLDLRGFTAFAETAEPEEVMEVLREYHAEMGGLILAHEGTLERFTGDGMMIFFNDPVRVPDPAERAIRMALAMRDRVAHLSIGWRKRGHDLALGVGIAQGYATIGAIGFEGRWDYGAIGTVTNLAARLCGEARGGQVLVSSRVAGALEDVVDLEDVGTLTLKGFLKPVPVFNARALRSPGS